From Halobacterium sp. R2-5, the proteins below share one genomic window:
- a CDS encoding DUF309 domain-containing protein, with protein sequence MDAALRAGIAVYNAGHYHAAHDAWEAEWLALDEGDDERLLHGLIQFSAAVHHARDRNWAGAVGLCESAGEYLNGLPADYRDVNVDTVRAYADALAADPERIERAEPPSLTYEGRALDLDGLDAPAGVEAAVALAEDLGYDEAFVETGAEYAREGLTEGELNEFGVLLCDFATEPEQRALVATRLRQHVQRRQRREEDVAGLFD encoded by the coding sequence ATGGACGCGGCGCTGCGCGCGGGTATCGCGGTCTACAACGCCGGCCACTACCACGCTGCCCACGACGCGTGGGAGGCGGAGTGGCTGGCGTTAGACGAGGGCGACGACGAGCGACTGCTCCACGGGCTCATCCAGTTCTCGGCGGCCGTCCACCACGCCCGCGACCGGAACTGGGCGGGCGCAGTCGGCCTCTGCGAGAGCGCGGGCGAGTACCTCAACGGGCTTCCAGCGGACTACCGCGACGTGAACGTGGATACGGTGCGAGCGTACGCGGACGCGCTCGCGGCGGACCCGGAGCGAATCGAGCGCGCGGAGCCGCCGTCGCTGACGTACGAGGGGCGCGCGCTCGACCTCGACGGCCTCGACGCGCCGGCGGGCGTGGAGGCCGCGGTCGCGCTCGCGGAGGACCTCGGCTACGACGAGGCGTTCGTGGAGACGGGCGCGGAGTACGCGCGTGAAGGGCTAACTGAGGGGGAGCTCAACGAGTTCGGCGTGCTGCTCTGTGACTTCGCGACCGAGCCCGAGCAGCGCGCGCTCGTCGCGACGCGGCTGCGACAGCACGTACAGCGGCGGCAGCGGCGAGAAGAGGACGTGGCGGGGCTGTTCGATTAG
- a CDS encoding PHP domain-containing protein, with product MNEDRAVLSIDPHVHSEGSYDGSEPVELILEHASDIGLDGVVVTDHDEIEESLYAAELAPEYGLVGIPGVEVSTAAGHLLAIGVEERPERGRPFEATVTGIREQGGVAVVPHPFQRSRHGVRRKNVGDCDGIEVYNSMVFTGYRNRRARTFAEEHDYPRFGASDAHSIRNVGRAYTDVALPDVDAGTPPGEIATEDVLSALRAGETDIRGKRTPVHRSTRQYTKGAVRKSAYLLTASLPFVSAWPSSMNNA from the coding sequence ATGAACGAGGACCGGGCGGTGCTGTCAATCGACCCGCACGTCCACTCGGAGGGCTCGTACGACGGGAGCGAGCCGGTGGAACTCATCCTGGAGCACGCCAGCGACATCGGGCTGGACGGCGTGGTCGTCACCGACCACGACGAGATCGAGGAGTCGCTGTACGCGGCGGAGCTGGCGCCGGAGTACGGGCTCGTCGGGATTCCGGGCGTGGAGGTGTCGACGGCGGCGGGCCACCTGCTGGCCATCGGCGTCGAGGAGCGCCCGGAGCGCGGCCGGCCGTTCGAGGCGACCGTGACCGGGATTCGCGAGCAGGGCGGCGTCGCCGTGGTCCCGCATCCGTTCCAGCGGAGCCGGCACGGCGTCCGGCGGAAGAACGTCGGGGACTGCGACGGCATCGAAGTGTACAACTCGATGGTGTTCACGGGCTACCGGAACCGGCGCGCGCGGACGTTCGCGGAAGAGCACGACTACCCGCGGTTCGGCGCGAGCGACGCGCACTCGATTCGGAACGTCGGGCGGGCGTACACGGACGTCGCGCTGCCGGACGTCGACGCGGGGACGCCGCCGGGCGAAATCGCGACCGAGGACGTGTTGTCGGCGCTGCGCGCGGGAGAGACGGACATCCGCGGGAAGCGCACGCCGGTTCACCGGAGCACGCGCCAGTACACGAAGGGCGCGGTGCGGAAGAGCGCGTACCTGCTGACGGCCTCCCTCCCGTTCGTGAGCGCGTGGCCGTCGTCGATGAACAACGCCTGA
- a CDS encoding single-stranded DNA binding protein: MGDDIEDVYGDLDTDVSLEEFRDAVESKVEQMGGLADEETAAMLIAHELEDGEVNGVADVEPEMDEVKFIAKVTSIGDVRTFERDDDENPEGRVVNVDVADETGSVRLSLWDEQAEGAKDELEVGYVLRVKGRPKDGYNGIEVSADQIEVDNEEEVDVQVQDEYRVDDLSLGISDVNLTGEVLAAEEVRTFDRDDGSEGKVSNLVLGDETGRVRVTLWDDQADTAPDLSQGEVVEVVDGYVRERDGSLELHVGDRGAVEPVDADVAFVPDTTPIEDLELDDVADVAGVIRSADPKRTFDRDDGSEGQVRNVRVQDDTGDIRVALWGDKADLDIGPGDEVAFVDVEIQDGWQDDIEASAGWQSSVIPLADGATTADDSGGETGLSAFEDGNQPSSADSTDSSSSDDADASTDDGEEVEFTGVVVQAQNPVILDDGEETVSVETDADVTLGQEVTVRGLLQDGRLRAEELH, encoded by the coding sequence ATGGGCGACGACATCGAGGACGTCTACGGGGACCTCGACACCGACGTGTCCCTCGAGGAGTTCCGGGACGCCGTCGAGTCGAAGGTCGAACAGATGGGCGGACTGGCCGACGAGGAGACGGCCGCCATGCTCATCGCCCACGAGCTAGAGGACGGCGAGGTCAACGGCGTCGCCGACGTGGAACCGGAGATGGACGAGGTCAAGTTCATCGCGAAGGTGACGAGCATCGGCGACGTGCGGACGTTCGAGCGCGACGACGACGAGAACCCGGAGGGCCGCGTGGTGAACGTCGACGTCGCCGACGAGACTGGGAGCGTCCGGCTGTCGCTGTGGGACGAGCAGGCCGAGGGCGCCAAGGACGAGCTCGAAGTCGGGTACGTGCTCCGCGTGAAGGGCCGGCCGAAGGACGGCTACAACGGCATCGAGGTGAGCGCCGACCAGATCGAGGTCGACAACGAGGAGGAGGTCGACGTCCAGGTACAGGACGAGTACCGCGTCGATGACCTCTCGCTGGGCATCTCGGACGTGAACCTCACGGGCGAGGTGCTCGCGGCCGAGGAGGTGCGGACGTTCGACCGCGACGACGGCAGCGAGGGGAAAGTCTCCAACCTCGTGCTCGGTGACGAGACCGGCCGCGTGCGCGTCACGCTCTGGGACGACCAGGCCGACACCGCGCCCGACCTCTCGCAGGGCGAGGTCGTGGAGGTCGTGGACGGCTACGTCCGGGAGCGCGACGGCAGCCTCGAACTCCACGTCGGCGACCGCGGCGCGGTCGAACCCGTCGACGCGGACGTGGCGTTCGTGCCGGACACCACCCCCATCGAGGACCTCGAACTCGACGACGTGGCCGACGTCGCAGGCGTCATTCGCTCCGCGGACCCGAAGCGGACGTTCGACCGCGACGACGGCAGCGAGGGCCAGGTCCGGAACGTGCGCGTGCAGGACGACACGGGCGACATCCGCGTGGCGCTGTGGGGCGACAAGGCCGACCTCGACATCGGCCCCGGCGACGAGGTGGCGTTCGTGGACGTCGAGATCCAGGACGGCTGGCAGGACGACATCGAGGCGTCCGCGGGCTGGCAGTCCTCGGTCATCCCGCTCGCCGACGGCGCCACGACGGCCGACGACTCGGGCGGCGAGACCGGGCTCTCGGCGTTCGAGGACGGGAACCAACCGAGCAGCGCCGACTCGACTGATAGCTCGTCGAGCGACGACGCCGACGCGTCCACGGACGACGGCGAGGAAGTCGAGTTCACGGGCGTCGTCGTGCAGGCGCAGAACCCCGTGATTCTGGACGACGGCGAGGAGACCGTGAGCGTCGAGACGGACGCGGACGTCACGCTCGGGCAGGAAGTGACCGTTCGCGGCCTCCTCCAGGACGGCCGCCTGCGCGCCGAAGAACTGCACTGA
- a CDS encoding histone, translating into MSVELPFAPVDSIIRRHAGDLRVSADAAEELARRIQSRGSELARGAAEHAAEDGRKTLMAADFGADGVPDADALTLPVAPVDRIARLDLDDQFRVSKDARVVLADILEAYAADAADGAAVLAEHAGRRTVQAEDVATYFDLVE; encoded by the coding sequence ATGAGCGTCGAACTCCCGTTCGCGCCGGTGGACAGCATCATCCGGCGACACGCGGGTGACTTGCGGGTGAGCGCCGACGCCGCAGAGGAACTCGCACGGCGCATCCAGTCGCGCGGCTCGGAGCTCGCCCGGGGAGCCGCCGAGCACGCCGCCGAGGACGGGCGGAAGACACTGATGGCCGCGGACTTCGGCGCCGACGGGGTGCCGGACGCCGACGCGCTGACGCTGCCGGTCGCGCCCGTCGACCGCATCGCGCGCCTCGACCTCGACGACCAGTTCCGCGTCTCGAAGGACGCGCGGGTCGTGCTCGCGGACATCCTGGAGGCGTACGCGGCGGACGCCGCCGACGGCGCGGCCGTGCTCGCCGAGCACGCGGGACGACGCACCGTACAGGCCGAGGATGTCGCGACGTACTTCGACCTCGTGGAATGA
- a CDS encoding histone deacetylase, which produces MRFGFSETCLAHDPGPRHPESPDRLRAIKRGLAKRHSVNYEDAGPATEADAAAVHDDDYVAEVKAFCESGGGDWDPDTTASEETWSAALASAGLAMDATRAAVNGAAGRNTPFSLGRPPGHHAVYDDAMGFCFLNNAAVAAQYALDDLGADRVAIFDWDVHHGNGTQDIFYDRGDVFYASVHEEGLYPGTGAAGESGQGDGEGTTLNAPFPAGSGDADYCAAFDELLEPAIREFDPDVFLVSAGFDAHRHDPISRMHVSTEGYGLLTDRVRSLADAIDAPLAFILEGGYSLDTLADGIGMVHETFDGRDPIGPEDEVSDSVRTLLDDLSESHPAL; this is translated from the coding sequence ATGAGATTCGGGTTCAGCGAGACGTGTCTCGCACACGACCCCGGGCCGCGGCATCCGGAGAGTCCGGACCGCCTGCGCGCCATCAAGCGCGGGCTCGCGAAGCGCCACAGCGTCAACTACGAGGACGCCGGGCCCGCCACCGAGGCCGACGCTGCGGCCGTCCACGACGACGACTACGTCGCGGAAGTCAAGGCGTTCTGCGAGTCCGGCGGCGGCGACTGGGACCCGGACACGACTGCCTCCGAGGAGACGTGGTCGGCCGCGCTCGCGAGCGCGGGCCTCGCCATGGACGCCACGCGCGCCGCGGTGAACGGCGCCGCCGGCCGGAACACGCCGTTCTCGCTCGGCCGGCCGCCCGGCCACCACGCCGTCTACGACGACGCGATGGGCTTCTGCTTCCTGAACAACGCCGCCGTCGCCGCGCAGTACGCCCTCGACGACCTCGGCGCCGACCGCGTCGCCATCTTCGACTGGGACGTCCACCACGGCAACGGCACGCAGGACATCTTCTACGACCGCGGCGACGTCTTCTACGCCTCGGTCCACGAGGAAGGACTCTACCCGGGCACGGGCGCCGCCGGCGAGTCCGGCCAGGGCGACGGCGAGGGGACGACGCTGAACGCGCCGTTCCCCGCGGGCTCCGGAGACGCCGACTACTGCGCGGCGTTCGACGAGCTCTTAGAGCCCGCGATTCGGGAGTTCGACCCAGACGTGTTCCTCGTGAGCGCGGGCTTCGACGCCCACCGCCACGACCCGATCTCGCGGATGCACGTCTCCACGGAGGGGTACGGCCTGCTCACCGACCGCGTCCGCTCGCTCGCCGACGCGATCGACGCGCCGCTGGCGTTCATCTTGGAGGGCGGGTACAGCCTCGACACGCTCGCCGACGGCATCGGCATGGTCCACGAGACGTTCGACGGCCGCGACCCGATCGGCCCCGAGGACGAGGTCAGCGACAGCGTCCGCACGCTGCTCGACGACCTCTCGGAGTCTCACCCCGCGCTCTGA
- the cca gene encoding CCA tRNA nucleotidyltransferase — protein sequence MSDFESVVDAVRERVDPTPDERRALAAAAERLADRARDAIAELPADADVLQVGSTARGTWVAGDRDIDLFVRFPPDLPREDLESYGLEVGNAVLPEGREEYAEHPYVKGSFEGYDVDLVPCYRLDSATDIQSAVDRTPFHNAYLEQRLSDEDAGDVRLFKQFLKGVGAYGSDLRTQGFSGYLTELLVLEYGGFRETLEAVRDWQPPVVLDPEDHAAAEFDDALVVVDPTDPERNVAAVVAAENVARVQHHAREFLDDPDESVFEPSTPDPLSGDAVRGYVADRGTTPLAVAFDAPDLVEDQLYPQLYRSRDGLVRRLENHGFEVLRAATWADDRAVLFVELSVSELPAVERHEGPPVHVGGHAEGFYGKYADSDAYGPFLDGDRYVVERERDVRTAREFAESRLPEVALGAHVESVVEAGDYEVLAGEDVADLAAEFGTELAAYFEPTV from the coding sequence ATGAGCGACTTCGAGTCGGTCGTCGACGCCGTGCGCGAGCGCGTGGACCCGACACCGGACGAGCGCCGCGCGCTCGCCGCGGCCGCGGAGCGGCTGGCCGACCGCGCGCGTGACGCCATCGCCGAGCTACCCGCCGACGCGGACGTCCTGCAGGTCGGGAGCACGGCGCGCGGGACGTGGGTGGCGGGCGACCGCGACATCGACCTGTTCGTGCGGTTCCCCCCGGACCTCCCCCGGGAGGACCTCGAATCGTACGGCCTCGAAGTCGGGAACGCGGTGCTGCCGGAGGGCCGCGAGGAGTACGCCGAACACCCCTACGTGAAAGGGAGCTTCGAGGGGTACGACGTGGACCTCGTGCCGTGCTACCGGCTGGACTCCGCGACCGATATCCAGTCCGCGGTCGACCGCACGCCGTTCCACAACGCGTACCTCGAACAGCGGCTGAGCGACGAGGACGCGGGCGACGTCCGGCTGTTCAAGCAGTTCCTGAAGGGCGTCGGCGCGTACGGGAGCGACCTCCGCACGCAGGGGTTCTCGGGCTACCTCACGGAGCTGCTCGTGCTGGAGTACGGTGGTTTCCGCGAGACGCTGGAAGCCGTGCGGGACTGGCAGCCGCCCGTCGTCCTCGACCCCGAAGACCACGCCGCCGCGGAGTTCGACGACGCGCTGGTGGTCGTGGATCCGACGGACCCCGAGCGGAACGTCGCCGCGGTCGTCGCCGCGGAGAACGTCGCACGCGTCCAGCACCACGCCCGCGAGTTCCTCGACGACCCCGACGAGTCGGTCTTCGAGCCGTCGACGCCCGACCCGCTGAGCGGGGACGCAGTCCGAGGGTACGTCGCGGACCGCGGGACGACGCCGCTGGCGGTCGCCTTCGACGCGCCGGACCTCGTCGAAGACCAGCTCTACCCCCAGCTGTACCGGTCCCGGGACGGCCTCGTGCGCAGGCTCGAGAACCACGGCTTCGAGGTGTTACGCGCGGCGACGTGGGCGGACGACCGCGCGGTCCTGTTCGTGGAACTGTCGGTGAGCGAGCTCCCCGCGGTCGAGCGCCACGAGGGCCCGCCGGTCCACGTCGGCGGGCACGCCGAGGGATTCTACGGGAAGTACGCCGACAGCGACGCCTACGGCCCGTTCCTCGACGGCGACCGGTACGTGGTCGAGCGCGAGCGCGACGTGCGGACCGCCCGCGAGTTCGCCGAGTCGAGACTACCGGAGGTCGCGCTCGGCGCGCACGTCGAGTCCGTGGTCGAAGCCGGCGACTACGAAGTGCTCGCGGGCGAGGACGTCGCAGACCTGGCAGCGGAGTTCGGGACGGAACTCGCGGCGTACTTCGAACCGACCGTCTGA
- a CDS encoding HalOD1 output domain-containing protein encodes MSARRPNRGGEEGLGETRAEYEWADVGPSTAVLETLGAAMDRDPLTLEPLYEYVDLDALDLLVRSASAGARAAVTFRFESYRVHVDSGGEVVVRPV; translated from the coding sequence ATGAGTGCACGAAGACCGAACCGGGGAGGCGAGGAGGGTCTCGGCGAGACCCGCGCAGAGTACGAGTGGGCCGACGTCGGGCCGTCGACGGCGGTCCTGGAGACCCTCGGGGCGGCGATGGACCGCGACCCGTTGACCCTCGAACCGCTGTACGAGTACGTGGACCTGGACGCGCTGGACCTACTCGTCCGGTCGGCCTCGGCGGGCGCGCGGGCGGCGGTCACGTTCCGGTTCGAGTCCTACCGGGTGCACGTCGACAGCGGCGGAGAAGTAGTCGTTCGGCCGGTTTAG
- a CDS encoding DUF5658 family protein — protein MNSIPPDVEWSLVAVLAATKAADAVTTFVGLRFRPAVREANPVAADAMAAFGVPAALLLLGAVAVVAITAVTEAGVVAVANTDASPRATTAVRLAGYGLASVLNVVVAARNAALLVVA, from the coding sequence ATGAACTCGATCCCGCCGGACGTCGAGTGGTCGCTCGTCGCGGTGCTCGCCGCGACGAAGGCCGCCGACGCCGTCACGACGTTCGTCGGCCTGCGGTTCCGGCCGGCCGTCCGCGAGGCGAACCCCGTGGCGGCCGACGCGATGGCCGCGTTCGGCGTCCCGGCCGCGCTGCTCCTGCTCGGCGCCGTCGCGGTCGTCGCCATCACCGCCGTCACCGAGGCCGGCGTCGTCGCCGTCGCGAACACGGACGCGTCGCCGCGCGCGACCACGGCGGTCCGGCTGGCGGGCTACGGGCTGGCGTCCGTGCTCAACGTCGTCGTCGCCGCGAGAAACGCCGCCCTACTCGTCGTCGCGTGA
- a CDS encoding winged helix-turn-helix domain-containing protein: MTPDWDVVGYVISSDHRTLVLGRLAEGPATPTQIAADVDLAATHVSRALNSLRERDLVELLVPEERRKGRVYGITEKGSEAWNVIQAKDLTE; encoded by the coding sequence GTGACGCCCGACTGGGACGTCGTCGGCTACGTCATCAGCTCCGACCACCGCACGCTCGTTCTCGGCCGGCTCGCCGAAGGGCCGGCCACGCCCACCCAGATCGCCGCCGACGTCGACCTCGCCGCCACCCACGTCTCGCGGGCGTTGAACTCGCTGCGCGAGCGCGACCTCGTCGAGCTACTCGTCCCCGAAGAGCGCCGCAAGGGACGCGTGTACGGCATCACCGAGAAGGGGTCGGAAGCCTGGAACGTGATTCAGGCGAAAGACCTCACGGAGTGA
- the glmS gene encoding glutamine--fructose-6-phosphate transaminase (isomerizing) yields the protein MCGITACAAPADENVVDTLLGGLRNLEYRGYDSSGVATPDSETVSVIKREGGIDELADTLDVVGPDGAVGIGHTRWSTHGAPTDANAHPHTDCDNRVAVVHNGIVENYTELRDELRARGHVFTSETDTEVIPHLVSEHLDDGMTVDGAFRAAIERLEGRFAIAMVVAGDDAIYAARNGSPLVVGVDDGRRFIASDVPSFLEHTDDVVYLEDGDVVRVTPDEHVITDLDGRPVERETKVVDWQPEDAERNGFDHYMLKEIHEQPAALERAINGRITAEGGIDLEEFPPGTFSDVTDVQLVACGTSYHAALYVRQQLAERGVPTQVFSGGEYATTPAPVTENTLVIAVTQSGETADTLASLRAADERGARTLAVTNVVGSSAARFCDDALFIRAGPEIGVAATKTFSSQVAVLTLLGERIAQDITGEPREDLAAMLRGLERLPSDVQHVLDQSSVESLATKYRERDGHFFIGRGVAYPVALEGALKFKEITYEHAEGFAAAELKHGPLALVTPDTPVFAVFSGPHDEKTLGNVEEVQSRGAPAVAIASEESTEVAEVVDEFLPIPDTHPVAAGVLANVQLQLVSYHVADLLGRAIDKPRNLAKSVTVE from the coding sequence ATGTGCGGAATAACGGCGTGCGCGGCCCCCGCGGACGAGAACGTCGTGGATACGCTGCTCGGCGGCCTCCGGAACCTCGAGTACCGGGGGTACGACTCCAGCGGCGTCGCCACGCCGGACAGTGAGACCGTCTCCGTCATCAAGCGCGAGGGCGGCATCGACGAGCTCGCCGACACCCTCGACGTCGTCGGTCCGGACGGCGCGGTCGGCATCGGCCACACGCGGTGGAGCACCCACGGCGCGCCGACCGACGCCAACGCCCACCCGCACACGGACTGCGACAACCGCGTCGCCGTCGTCCACAACGGCATCGTGGAGAACTACACGGAGCTGCGCGACGAGCTCCGCGCCCGCGGGCACGTCTTCACGAGCGAGACGGACACCGAGGTCATCCCGCACCTGGTCAGCGAACACCTCGACGACGGGATGACCGTCGACGGCGCGTTCCGCGCGGCCATCGAGCGCCTGGAGGGACGGTTCGCCATCGCGATGGTGGTCGCGGGCGACGACGCCATCTACGCGGCGCGCAACGGGTCGCCGCTGGTCGTCGGCGTCGACGACGGCCGCCGCTTCATCGCCAGCGACGTGCCGTCGTTCCTCGAACACACCGACGACGTGGTCTACCTCGAGGACGGCGACGTCGTCCGCGTGACCCCCGACGAGCACGTGATCACGGACCTCGACGGCCGCCCGGTCGAACGCGAGACGAAAGTCGTCGACTGGCAGCCCGAGGACGCCGAGCGCAACGGCTTCGACCACTACATGCTCAAGGAGATCCACGAGCAGCCCGCCGCGCTCGAACGCGCCATCAACGGCCGCATCACCGCGGAGGGCGGCATCGACCTCGAGGAGTTCCCGCCGGGCACGTTCAGCGACGTCACCGACGTCCAGCTGGTCGCCTGCGGGACCTCCTACCACGCCGCGCTGTACGTCCGCCAGCAGCTCGCCGAGCGCGGCGTGCCGACGCAGGTGTTCAGCGGCGGCGAGTACGCGACGACGCCCGCGCCCGTCACGGAGAACACGCTCGTCATCGCGGTGACCCAGAGCGGGGAGACCGCGGACACGCTCGCGTCCCTGCGGGCGGCCGACGAGCGCGGCGCGCGCACGCTCGCGGTGACGAACGTCGTCGGGTCGTCGGCGGCGCGGTTCTGCGACGACGCGCTGTTCATCCGCGCCGGCCCGGAGATCGGCGTGGCGGCGACGAAGACGTTCTCCTCGCAGGTCGCGGTGCTGACGCTGCTCGGCGAGCGCATCGCACAGGACATCACGGGCGAGCCCAGGGAGGACCTCGCGGCGATGCTGCGCGGGCTCGAACGCCTCCCGAGCGACGTCCAGCACGTCCTCGACCAGTCCTCGGTGGAGTCGCTGGCGACGAAGTACCGGGAGCGCGACGGCCACTTCTTCATCGGCCGCGGCGTGGCGTACCCGGTCGCCCTGGAGGGGGCGCTGAAGTTCAAGGAGATCACGTACGAGCACGCCGAGGGGTTCGCCGCCGCCGAGCTCAAGCACGGGCCGCTCGCGCTCGTCACCCCGGACACGCCCGTGTTCGCGGTGTTCTCGGGACCGCACGACGAGAAGACGCTGGGGAACGTCGAGGAGGTACAGAGCCGCGGCGCGCCCGCCGTCGCCATCGCCAGCGAGGAGTCCACGGAGGTCGCGGAGGTCGTCGACGAGTTCCTCCCGATTCCGGACACGCACCCGGTCGCGGCGGGCGTTCTCGCGAACGTCCAGCTCCAGTTGGTGTCCTACCACGTCGCCGACCTGCTCGGTCGCGCCATCGACAAACCGCGGAACCTCGCGAAGAGCGTGACAGTAGAGTGA